In a single window of the Caproicibacterium sp. BJN0003 genome:
- a CDS encoding major tail protein: protein MATIGLDKLYYAKIAEAEDGEETYDTPVILAKAISAELSVELAEATLYADDGASEVVKDFKSGKLTLGVDDIGITAAQDLTGAAADDNGVLISAGENIAPPVAIGFRALRANGKYRYFWLYRVIFGIPATNLQTKGDSITFSTPSIEGTVMRRNKPDTKGTHPWKAEVSDGATGVTSETITGWFGQVYEPTYTEAPAGE from the coding sequence ATGGCGACTATTGGGCTGGATAAGCTCTATTACGCAAAAATCGCCGAAGCCGAGGATGGAGAGGAAACCTATGACACGCCCGTCATCCTCGCGAAGGCCATCTCGGCGGAACTGTCCGTGGAGCTTGCCGAAGCGACCCTTTACGCGGACGACGGCGCGTCGGAGGTGGTCAAGGACTTCAAGTCCGGCAAGCTGACGCTGGGCGTGGACGATATCGGCATCACCGCCGCGCAGGATCTCACGGGTGCGGCGGCGGACGACAACGGGGTGCTCATTTCCGCCGGCGAGAACATCGCCCCGCCGGTGGCGATCGGCTTCCGCGCTCTGCGGGCAAACGGCAAGTACCGCTATTTCTGGCTGTACCGCGTCATTTTCGGCATCCCTGCGACTAACCTGCAGACAAAGGGCGACTCCATCACCTTTTCCACGCCGAGCATTGAGGGCACGGTCATGCGCCGCAACAAGCCGGACACCAAGGGAACGCATCCGTGGAAGGCGGAGGTTTCCGACGGTGCCACGGGCGTTACGTCCGAAACCATCACCGGCTGGTTCGGGCAGGTGTACGAGCCGACCTACACCGAAGCACCGGCCGGCGAATAA
- a CDS encoding head-tail adaptor protein, whose protein sequence is MSYGKMNTFIDIISIAPSKDADGFVTTGDHVVASVRAYKEDRHGNERWANMAAFSEATALFRFRKIPSVEVSPSLFIVCEEKRYRITSAENVRGRGMYVECLCELVERSVN, encoded by the coding sequence ATGAGCTACGGCAAAATGAATACCTTCATCGACATTATCTCCATCGCCCCTTCAAAGGACGCGGACGGCTTTGTCACCACGGGCGACCACGTTGTTGCATCCGTGCGGGCGTACAAGGAAGACCGCCACGGCAACGAGCGATGGGCAAATATGGCGGCTTTCAGTGAAGCAACCGCCCTCTTCCGCTTTCGGAAAATTCCCAGCGTCGAAGTCAGTCCGTCTCTCTTCATCGTCTGTGAAGAGAAGCGCTATCGGATTACCAGCGCGGAGAACGTGCGCGGGCGCGGGATGTATGTGGAGTGCCTGTGCGAGCTGGTGGAAAGGAGCGTGAACTGA
- a CDS encoding head-tail connector protein yields MKTLLEKVKANLILSHTEDDELLQLYITAAVRYAESYQHISAGYYTENTMPATTEQAVIMLASHFYESRDGSTGGFFADSVQAGRQVWDTVNLLLRLDRDWKV; encoded by the coding sequence ATGAAAACTCTGCTTGAAAAGGTCAAAGCCAATCTGATTCTTTCGCATACGGAAGACGACGAGCTTCTGCAGCTGTACATCACCGCCGCCGTCCGTTATGCCGAAAGCTATCAGCACATTTCGGCGGGCTATTACACAGAAAATACGATGCCGGCAACTACCGAGCAGGCGGTCATCATGCTGGCAAGCCATTTTTATGAATCAAGGGACGGTTCCACGGGCGGCTTTTTTGCCGATTCCGTGCAGGCGGGCCGGCAGGTGTGGGATACGGTCAATCTGCTTCTGCGGCTTGACCGGGATTGGAAGGTGTGA
- a CDS encoding siphovirus ReqiPepy6 Gp37-like family protein encodes MELYVFDANRRPAGVVESFEYLRWTRRYAQCGSFELKAIATAENLALLTLGNILWKSGGEEAGVIEYAEISQDEKELITVSGRFAVSYLSRRIVWDTEILNGTLADCTGQLINNHLISPGNTDRRMDFIAYDGGGLSDPVSTQISYKNLMDAATGLCEAADAGIKAVFSPESRMFTIQLYKGAASQAVFSWEYENLTSQTFTKSASDYANVALVGGEGEGVERVFAVCGESEGAERREVFVDAKALRSEDFGDEYTAALLFQGQSKLSELAMAQSFDASVNPHGNLTYGTDFDLGQTVKVVSKKWGVTLTTRITEIEESYDAAGQSLDITFGRGVLTLAQKLKQEG; translated from the coding sequence ATGGAACTGTATGTTTTTGACGCGAACCGCCGGCCCGCCGGCGTGGTGGAATCTTTTGAATATCTGCGCTGGACAAGGCGGTATGCCCAGTGCGGGAGCTTTGAACTCAAGGCCATTGCCACGGCGGAAAATCTTGCCCTGCTGACGCTGGGGAACATTCTATGGAAAAGCGGCGGCGAGGAAGCCGGCGTGATTGAATATGCGGAAATTTCGCAGGACGAAAAGGAGCTCATCACCGTCAGCGGGCGGTTCGCCGTTTCCTACCTCTCCCGGCGCATTGTGTGGGACACGGAAATTCTAAACGGTACGCTTGCCGACTGCACGGGGCAGTTAATCAACAACCACCTCATCAGCCCCGGAAACACCGACCGGCGGATGGACTTTATAGCCTATGACGGCGGCGGGCTGTCGGACCCGGTCAGCACGCAGATTTCCTACAAAAACCTTATGGACGCGGCGACGGGCCTGTGCGAAGCGGCGGATGCGGGCATTAAGGCGGTGTTCAGTCCAGAATCCCGCATGTTTACGATTCAGCTGTACAAGGGTGCAGCATCGCAGGCGGTATTCTCATGGGAATATGAGAACCTCACTTCCCAGACCTTCACGAAAAGCGCCTCGGACTATGCCAACGTGGCGCTGGTCGGCGGCGAGGGCGAAGGCGTGGAGCGCGTCTTTGCCGTGTGCGGAGAAAGTGAGGGTGCCGAGCGCCGGGAGGTATTTGTGGACGCCAAAGCTCTGCGCTCCGAGGATTTCGGGGACGAATACACCGCCGCCCTGCTCTTTCAGGGGCAGAGCAAGTTAAGCGAGCTTGCGATGGCGCAGTCCTTTGACGCATCCGTCAATCCCCACGGCAATCTGACCTACGGCACGGATTTTGACCTCGGGCAGACCGTGAAGGTGGTGTCAAAAAAATGGGGCGTGACGCTTACCACCCGCATTACGGAGATTGAGGAAAGCTATGACGCCGCCGGGCAGAGTCTGGACATCACCTTCGGCAGGGGCGTGCTCACGCTGGCTCAAAAATTAAAACAGGAAGGGTGA
- a CDS encoding phage portal protein, with amino-acid sequence MSIFSGLFKSRDKPENRTSGSSYAFYLGGSSSGKLVTERSAMQMTAVYACVRILSEAIAELPLHLYRYKEGGGKEKAIGHPLYLLLHDEPNPEMSSFVFRETLMTHLLLWGNAYAQIIRNGKGQVIALYPLMPNKMTVNRDTNGQLYYQYQRSSDEAHTMKGSMVILQPSDVLHIPGLGFDGLVGYSPIAMAKNAIGLAIATEEYGSKFFANGAAPSGVLEHPGTIKDPSKVRESWQQTFGGSANSNKIAVLEEGMKYTPISISPEQAQFLETRKFQINEIARIFRVPPHMVGDLEKSSFSNIEQQSLEFVKYTLDPWVIRWEQSIQRRLLTPDEKKSYFVKFNVEGLLRGDYASRMNGYATARQNGWMSANDIRELENLDRIPAEQGGDLYLINGAMTKLADAGAFAGTDNNREEEQSDGRNVLQAKQEVLEVEESDGR; translated from the coding sequence ATGAGTATATTTTCGGGACTGTTCAAATCAAGGGACAAACCTGAAAACAGGACTTCGGGCAGCAGCTATGCCTTTTATCTCGGCGGTTCTTCCTCCGGCAAGCTGGTGACCGAGCGCTCTGCGATGCAGATGACGGCGGTGTATGCCTGTGTGCGTATCCTGTCGGAGGCGATTGCGGAGCTGCCCCTCCACCTCTATCGCTACAAGGAAGGCGGCGGCAAGGAAAAAGCCATCGGCCATCCGTTATACCTTCTGCTCCATGACGAGCCGAATCCGGAGATGAGCTCATTCGTGTTTCGTGAAACGCTGATGACTCATCTTTTGTTATGGGGAAACGCCTACGCCCAGATCATCCGCAACGGCAAAGGCCAGGTCATTGCCCTGTATCCGCTGATGCCGAATAAAATGACGGTCAACCGGGACACGAACGGGCAGCTGTATTACCAGTACCAGCGGTCGTCCGATGAGGCGCACACCATGAAAGGCAGTATGGTGATTCTTCAGCCTTCCGATGTGCTGCACATTCCGGGGCTTGGCTTTGACGGGCTGGTGGGCTACTCGCCCATCGCGATGGCAAAAAACGCCATTGGGCTTGCAATTGCCACAGAGGAATACGGCAGCAAGTTCTTCGCCAACGGCGCGGCGCCGAGCGGTGTCCTGGAGCATCCCGGCACCATCAAGGACCCCAGCAAGGTGCGTGAGAGCTGGCAGCAGACCTTCGGCGGCTCGGCGAACAGCAATAAGATCGCCGTGCTGGAGGAAGGCATGAAATACACGCCGATCTCCATTTCACCGGAGCAGGCGCAGTTTTTGGAAACACGCAAGTTCCAGATCAACGAGATCGCGCGGATCTTCCGTGTGCCGCCGCACATGGTCGGAGATCTGGAAAAGTCCAGCTTCTCCAATATTGAACAGCAGAGCCTGGAGTTTGTGAAGTATACGCTGGACCCATGGGTGATCCGCTGGGAACAGTCCATTCAGCGGCGGCTCCTGACTCCCGACGAAAAAAAGTCCTATTTTGTGAAATTCAATGTGGAAGGCCTGCTCCGCGGGGATTACGCCAGCCGCATGAACGGCTACGCGACGGCAAGGCAGAATGGCTGGATGTCGGCAAACGATATCCGGGAACTGGAAAACCTCGACCGCATCCCCGCAGAACAAGGCGGCGACCTGTATCTCATTAACGGCGCAATGACCAAGCTTGCTGACGCCGGCGCTTTCGCGGGTACAGACAACAACAGAGAGGAGGAACAATCCGATGGAAGAAATGTTTTGCAAGCAAAACAGGAAGTTTTGGAAGTGGAAGAATCAGACGGGCGATGA
- a CDS encoding phage tail protein codes for MADNFGLKIGVEGEKEFKKALSDINQSFKVLGSEMTLVTSQFDKQDKSVQAAVARNEVLNKQIDAQKAKIETLRAALQNASDSFGENDRRTQNWQIQLNKAQAELNGMERELSQSTEGADNLGNELKESGDEAEKSGSKFEKLGGVLKGVGVAMGAVVVAAGAAAVKLGKEVVAAYADYEQLVGGVDTLFKDSSAAVQSYAANAFQTAGMSANEYMETVTSFSASLIQSLGGDTAKAAKAADTAITDMADNANKMSTDISSIQDAYQGFAKQNYTMLDNLKLGYGGTKTEMERLLADAEKLSGQKYDISNLNDVYAAIHVVQTEMGITGTTAKEATETISGSIAGMQSAIGNLTAGLGDADADIQLLIGNVVEAFQNVVKNITPVIENIVAALPAALDGILQAVGELLPTLLSTVVSLFTQVLDTLLTLLPQLIPAAVDAVMTIVSALIDSLPLLIDAAVQLVTALVEGIGSALPELIPAAVNAVTTIVQGLIDNLPMLMEAALQLILGLAQGLLDAIPQLVAALPAIITALVNFLVGSIPQIVQAGILLLTALVQALPQIIEAVTAAIPQIVDGLVNALILSIPLIVEAGVKLLIALIQNLPLIITTVVAAIPQIVAALSNAFAGNTGKIITAGVRLLVSLIANLPSIIVAIVRAVPQIVAGLVRAFTGYIGQMAQVGGNLIKGLWQGISDASAWLWNKISGFFGGIVDRIKDFFGIHSPSTLFAGLGRNMGEGIGVGFEDAMASVSREMQNAIPSSFSVNAGASGRAVSAGTSITQNISVVTPKALSEKELAREFKNLSRKLALEY; via the coding sequence ATGGCGGATAATTTCGGCCTGAAAATCGGCGTGGAGGGCGAAAAGGAGTTCAAAAAGGCGCTCTCGGACATCAATCAGTCTTTCAAGGTGCTCGGCTCGGAAATGACGCTGGTCACCAGCCAGTTTGACAAACAGGACAAATCCGTGCAGGCGGCCGTCGCCCGGAATGAAGTCCTCAATAAGCAGATCGACGCCCAGAAGGCGAAAATCGAAACCCTGCGCGCCGCGCTGCAAAACGCCTCCGACTCCTTCGGCGAAAACGACCGCCGCACCCAGAACTGGCAGATTCAGCTGAACAAGGCGCAGGCGGAACTCAACGGGATGGAGCGCGAGCTTTCGCAGTCCACCGAGGGCGCGGACAATTTAGGGAACGAACTCAAGGAAAGCGGCGACGAGGCGGAAAAGTCTGGTTCCAAGTTTGAAAAGCTGGGCGGCGTTTTAAAGGGCGTCGGTGTGGCGATGGGCGCGGTCGTGGTCGCCGCCGGTGCCGCCGCCGTCAAGCTCGGCAAGGAAGTGGTCGCCGCTTATGCGGATTACGAACAGCTGGTGGGCGGCGTGGACACGCTGTTCAAGGATTCCAGCGCGGCCGTCCAGAGCTATGCCGCCAACGCCTTCCAAACCGCCGGCATGTCCGCCAACGAATACATGGAAACGGTCACGAGCTTTTCGGCCAGCCTCATCCAGTCTCTCGGCGGCGACACCGCCAAGGCGGCCAAGGCCGCGGACACGGCGATCACCGACATGGCGGACAACGCCAACAAAATGAGCACGGACATTTCCTCCATCCAGGATGCCTATCAGGGCTTTGCCAAGCAGAACTACACGATGCTCGACAATTTAAAACTCGGCTACGGCGGCACAAAAACCGAGATGGAGCGCCTGCTCGCCGACGCCGAGAAGCTGTCCGGTCAGAAATACGACATCAGCAATTTAAACGATGTGTACGCGGCCATCCATGTGGTCCAGACGGAAATGGGCATTACGGGGACGACGGCAAAGGAAGCAACCGAAACCATCAGCGGGTCAATCGCCGGGATGCAGTCCGCCATCGGCAACCTGACGGCAGGTCTGGGTGACGCGGACGCGGATATTCAGCTGCTGATCGGCAATGTGGTGGAAGCCTTTCAGAATGTAGTCAAGAACATTACGCCGGTGATTGAGAACATCGTCGCCGCCCTGCCGGCCGCTCTGGACGGGATTTTGCAGGCGGTGGGAGAACTGCTCCCCACGCTGCTGTCTACCGTGGTCAGCCTGTTCACGCAGGTGCTCGACACGCTTCTGACGCTTCTGCCCCAGCTGATTCCCGCGGCGGTGGACGCGGTCATGACCATCGTATCCGCTCTCATCGACAGCCTGCCGCTCCTCATCGACGCGGCGGTGCAGCTGGTGACGGCGCTGGTGGAGGGCATCGGCTCGGCCCTGCCGGAACTGATTCCCGCGGCGGTGAACGCCGTCACCACCATCGTGCAGGGACTGATTGACAATCTCCCGATGCTGATGGAAGCGGCGCTGCAGCTCATTCTCGGTCTGGCGCAGGGACTGCTCGACGCCATTCCGCAGCTGGTAGCGGCATTGCCCGCCATCATCACCGCGCTGGTGAATTTTCTGGTCGGCTCGATTCCGCAGATTGTCCAAGCAGGGATTCTGTTGCTGACCGCCCTTGTACAGGCTTTGCCGCAGATCATCGAAGCGGTGACGGCGGCGATTCCCCAGATTGTGGACGGCCTTGTAAACGCGCTGATCCTTTCCATCCCCCTCATTGTGGAAGCGGGCGTCAAGCTGCTCATCGCGCTGATTCAGAACCTGCCGCTCATCATCACGACGGTCGTTGCCGCCATTCCGCAGATTGTCGCCGCGCTGTCGAACGCCTTCGCCGGCAACACCGGGAAAATCATCACGGCGGGCGTCAGGCTGCTGGTTTCGCTGATTGCCAATCTTCCCTCCATCATTGTGGCAATCGTCAGGGCGGTGCCGCAGATCGTGGCGGGCCTCGTCCGGGCGTTCACCGGGTACATCGGGCAGATGGCGCAGGTGGGCGGCAACCTGATCAAGGGCCTGTGGCAGGGCATTTCGGACGCCAGCGCGTGGCTGTGGAACAAAATCAGCGGCTTTTTCGGCGGCATCGTGGACCGCATCAAGGACTTTTTCGGCATCCATTCGCCCTCGACGCTGTTCGCCGGTCTTGGCCGAAACATGGGCGAAGGCATCGGCGTGGGCTTCGAGGACGCGATGGCTTCCGTGTCGCGTGAGATGCAGAACGCGATTCCCAGCAGCTTTTCCGTAAATGCCGGCGCGTCCGGGCGGGCGGTTTCCGCGGGAACGAGCATCACGCAGAATATCTCGGTGGTTACTCCCAAGGCGCTGTCCGAAAAGGAGCTTGCCCGAGAGTTTAAGAACCTCTCGCGCAAGCTGGCGCTGGAGTACTAA
- a CDS encoding head maturation protease, ClpP-related — protein MEEMFCKQNRKFWKWKNQTGDEPSAERVLELYGTIAEESWFDDDITPAAFREELFAGSGPITIWINSPGGDCIAASQIYTMLMDYKDDVTVKVDGIAASAASVVAMAGTKVLMAPTALMMIHNPATIAFGDHADMAKAINMLSEVKESIINAYEIKTGLSHAQLSHMMDDTTWMNAKKAIELGFADDILADEKRGSAADTEGYAFSASAVERTLMNKLSGKAFRKPEKQPKGRPVDELKASLYKKLL, from the coding sequence ATGGAAGAAATGTTTTGCAAGCAAAACAGGAAGTTTTGGAAGTGGAAGAATCAGACGGGCGATGAGCCGTCCGCAGAGCGGGTCCTTGAACTGTACGGCACGATTGCCGAGGAAAGCTGGTTTGACGATGACATCACACCGGCTGCGTTCCGCGAGGAGCTTTTCGCGGGAAGCGGCCCCATCACCATCTGGATCAATTCGCCCGGCGGAGACTGCATCGCCGCCAGCCAGATTTATACCATGCTGATGGATTACAAGGACGATGTCACCGTAAAGGTGGACGGCATCGCGGCGTCCGCGGCATCGGTCGTGGCGATGGCGGGAACCAAAGTGCTGATGGCGCCCACGGCTCTCATGATGATCCACAACCCGGCGACGATAGCGTTCGGCGACCACGCCGACATGGCAAAGGCAATTAATATGCTCTCCGAAGTCAAGGAAAGCATCATCAACGCCTATGAAATCAAGACGGGGCTTTCCCACGCACAGCTATCGCACATGATGGACGACACCACATGGATGAACGCCAAAAAAGCCATCGAACTCGGATTTGCGGATGATATCCTGGCGGATGAAAAACGCGGGTCCGCAGCGGACACCGAGGGATATGCGTTCTCCGCCTCAGCGGTGGAACGCACCCTCATGAATAAGCTTTCCGGCAAAGCCTTCCGCAAGCCGGAAAAACAACCGAAAGGGCGCCCGGTCGATGAACTGAAAGCGTCCCTTTACAAAAAACTGCTGTAA
- a CDS encoding phage holin family protein, whose protein sequence is MKEIWVWVQTSLAAVGGALGWFLGGWDGFLYALLAFVVLDYLTGVLCAVADKKLSSEIGFKGISKKVLIFALVGVGNIIDSQVLGDGGAVRTAVIFFYLSNEGVSILENAGHLGLPIPEKLKAVLEQLHDRGNEEDK, encoded by the coding sequence ATGAAGGAAATCTGGGTCTGGGTCCAGACCTCGCTGGCCGCAGTCGGCGGCGCACTCGGCTGGTTCCTCGGCGGGTGGGACGGCTTTCTCTATGCGCTTCTGGCGTTTGTCGTCCTCGACTATCTGACGGGCGTGCTGTGCGCGGTTGCCGACAAAAAGCTCTCCAGCGAAATCGGCTTCAAGGGCATATCCAAGAAAGTGCTCATTTTCGCGCTGGTGGGCGTTGGAAATATCATCGACAGCCAGGTGCTGGGCGACGGCGGCGCGGTGCGCACGGCGGTCATCTTTTTCTATCTGTCCAACGAGGGTGTGAGCATACTCGAAAACGCGGGGCATCTGGGACTTCCCATCCCCGAAAAGCTGAAGGCGGTTCTGGAACAGCTCCACGACCGCGGCAACGAGGAGGACAAATGA
- a CDS encoding N-acetylmuramoyl-L-alanine amidase, with translation MNLHKLLLTNNACYKAGRTITPRGIMVHSTGANNPNLKRYVGPDDGLLGKNQYNNHWNTDKPGGRQVCVHAFIGKLADGTIAAYQTLPWNMRGWHCGSGFQGSGNDTHISFEICEDNLTDAAYFNAVYKEAVELCVYLCRQYGIRPERPYLICHSEGHELGIASNHGDVMHWFPKFGKSMDTFRAEVKRLLENGGSGTSSSSGSKSVDELAREVIRGDWGNGAERKTRLTAAGHDYAAVQAKVNEILSGKSTSTTATYETYTVVKGDTLWGIASKKLGSGTRYKEIKTLNGLSLDTIYAGQKLKMPKK, from the coding sequence ATGAACCTGCACAAACTGCTTCTGACCAACAACGCCTGCTATAAGGCGGGCAGAACCATCACGCCCCGTGGCATTATGGTGCATTCCACAGGGGCGAACAATCCCAATCTCAAGCGCTATGTGGGCCCGGACGACGGTCTGCTCGGCAAGAACCAATACAACAACCACTGGAACACCGACAAACCGGGCGGACGACAGGTCTGCGTCCACGCTTTCATCGGGAAACTGGCGGACGGCACGATCGCCGCTTACCAGACGCTGCCGTGGAACATGCGGGGCTGGCACTGCGGCAGCGGCTTCCAAGGCTCCGGCAATGACACGCACATCTCCTTTGAAATCTGCGAGGACAATCTGACCGACGCCGCGTATTTCAACGCGGTCTACAAGGAAGCCGTGGAGCTGTGCGTATATCTCTGCAGGCAGTACGGTATCCGCCCGGAGCGGCCGTATCTCATCTGCCACAGCGAGGGGCATGAGTTGGGCATCGCCAGCAACCATGGCGACGTGATGCACTGGTTTCCGAAGTTTGGCAAGTCCATGGACACCTTCCGTGCGGAGGTCAAGCGCCTGCTGGAAAACGGCGGCTCGGGAACATCTTCCTCGTCTGGAAGCAAATCGGTGGACGAGCTGGCGCGGGAAGTCATCCGCGGTGACTGGGGCAACGGCGCGGAGCGTAAAACCCGCCTGACCGCCGCCGGGCATGACTATGCCGCCGTGCAGGCAAAGGTCAACGAGATTCTTTCCGGGAAAAGCACTTCAACCACGGCAACCTATGAAACCTACACCGTGGTCAAGGGCGACACCCTCTGGGGCATCGCTTCCAAGAAGCTCGGCAGCGGCACGAGGTACAAGGAAATCAAGACGTTGAACGGGCTGAGCTTGGACACCATCTACGCCGGGCAGAAACTGAAAATGCCGAAAAAGTAA
- a CDS encoding HK97 gp10 family phage protein: MARAEMKMPEDFLLKVSRLNEKTDEILPRVLEAGGQVVLERVKSNLSAVVGKGTKIPSRSTGELESALGLSPAKPKRNGSGWDIKVGFAEPRSDGDSNAKIANILEYGKHGQPPKPFLKLAKTQSRKACIETMKSKLDEEVRKT; the protein is encoded by the coding sequence TTGGCTCGGGCTGAAATGAAAATGCCGGAGGACTTTCTCTTGAAGGTTTCCCGGCTGAATGAAAAAACAGACGAAATCCTGCCCCGTGTGCTGGAAGCCGGCGGGCAGGTCGTGCTGGAGCGGGTAAAATCCAATCTCTCCGCCGTTGTCGGGAAAGGCACGAAAATCCCGAGTCGCTCCACCGGCGAACTGGAAAGCGCGCTGGGGCTTTCGCCCGCCAAACCCAAGCGGAACGGCTCGGGCTGGGACATCAAGGTCGGCTTTGCCGAGCCGCGCTCCGATGGGGATTCCAATGCGAAAATCGCCAATATTCTCGAATACGGCAAACACGGACAGCCGCCCAAGCCCTTTCTCAAACTGGCGAAAACCCAGAGCCGCAAGGCCTGTATCGAAACGATGAAATCAAAGCTGGACGAGGAGGTGCGGAAAACATGA
- a CDS encoding phage tail family protein: MELTYTNESGDKLTLRRAKPFFLTKLDGAGSVRQTVNTFQAPQQDGAFFISSALDMRNITLEGTIVAGTPNTAYEYRRQFLKIFTPKQQGTLTYRNRQIACVVEEAGFTASGRERAPGFFVSLLCPSPFFEALSEVRAELARWTPLFHFVLEIPDGGIEFGSRQPSQVITVENPGDVSCGCRIVFRALGEVTNPELMDAATGEYVRLNTVLTAGEEIRAYTHFAGKRVVRVQSGEEVSVFSLLDTGSTFLQLSPGTTTLRYDAAAGKELLEVSLYYRPQYLGV; encoded by the coding sequence ATGGAACTGACCTATACCAACGAATCGGGAGATAAACTGACGCTGCGGCGGGCAAAGCCGTTTTTCCTGACGAAGCTTGACGGCGCGGGAAGCGTCCGCCAGACCGTCAATACCTTTCAAGCGCCCCAGCAGGACGGCGCTTTTTTCATTTCCTCCGCGCTGGATATGCGCAACATCACGCTGGAAGGAACGATTGTGGCAGGAACACCGAACACAGCCTACGAGTACCGCAGGCAGTTTTTGAAGATATTCACGCCCAAACAGCAGGGCACGCTGACCTACCGGAACCGGCAGATCGCCTGCGTGGTGGAGGAAGCAGGGTTCACTGCCTCGGGCAGGGAGCGCGCGCCGGGCTTTTTTGTCAGCCTGCTGTGTCCATCGCCTTTCTTTGAGGCGCTCTCGGAAGTCCGTGCGGAGCTGGCGCGCTGGACGCCGCTGTTTCATTTTGTGCTGGAAATTCCCGACGGCGGCATCGAATTCGGCTCCCGCCAGCCCAGCCAGGTCATTACGGTGGAAAATCCCGGGGACGTGTCCTGCGGGTGCCGGATCGTGTTCCGCGCGCTGGGCGAAGTAACAAATCCGGAACTGATGGATGCCGCCACCGGCGAATATGTCCGCCTGAACACCGTCCTGACCGCCGGCGAGGAAATCCGCGCCTACACCCATTTTGCGGGCAAGCGCGTGGTGCGGGTGCAGAGCGGCGAAGAAGTCAGCGTGTTCAGTCTGCTGGACACCGGATCGACTTTTCTGCAGCTTTCGCCGGGCACGACCACTCTCCGCTACGACGCGGCGGCGGGCAAGGAACTGCTGGAGGTCAGCCTGTACTACCGCCCGCAGTATTTAGGGGTTTAG
- a CDS encoding phage major capsid protein, translating into MTITEMRNKRAKLWNTMEGFLDTHRNEMGVLSAEDDAAYAKMEHDLDSLTNEIKRMERRDAIEAELNKPVNSPITEVPERTASLKPEKAGRASDAYKEDFDRHLRGKVPLHNVLSEGVDADGGYLVPEEFETQIVTALEAENVIRSLAKVITTQHERKIPIATGHSTAQWTAENAAYTESNPTFGQKQIDAFKLTDLCRVSVELLQDSAFDIEDYLMNEFARAFGIAEEEAFCVGTGTNQPTGIFTANGGTAGVTAAAQNAITADELISLVYALKSPYRRNARFLMNDATISAIRKLKDSNGVYLWQPSLQAGEPDKLLGYDLYTSPYVPAMAADAYTVAFGDFKNYWIGDRAGRTVQRLNELYATNGQIGYVATERVDGKVILTEGIQLLQMKAGS; encoded by the coding sequence ATGACGATTACCGAAATGAGAAACAAAAGAGCCAAGCTGTGGAATACGATGGAGGGCTTCCTCGATACCCACAGGAACGAAATGGGCGTACTTTCCGCGGAGGATGATGCCGCCTATGCCAAAATGGAGCATGACCTGGACAGCCTCACCAACGAGATCAAGCGCATGGAGCGCCGGGACGCCATCGAAGCGGAACTGAACAAGCCCGTGAACAGCCCTATTACCGAAGTACCTGAACGCACCGCGTCCCTTAAGCCGGAGAAGGCCGGCAGAGCTTCTGACGCCTACAAAGAGGACTTTGACCGCCACCTGCGCGGCAAGGTACCGCTGCACAACGTTTTGTCCGAGGGCGTGGACGCAGACGGCGGCTATCTGGTGCCGGAGGAATTTGAAACCCAGATTGTGACCGCCCTTGAAGCAGAGAATGTGATCCGCTCCCTCGCCAAGGTCATCACCACACAGCACGAACGCAAAATTCCCATTGCCACAGGCCACTCCACCGCGCAGTGGACGGCGGAGAACGCCGCATACACCGAGAGCAATCCGACCTTCGGGCAGAAGCAGATCGACGCCTTTAAGCTGACCGACCTCTGCCGTGTCAGCGTGGAGCTTCTGCAGGATTCCGCATTCGATATTGAAGATTACCTCATGAATGAATTTGCCAGAGCCTTCGGCATCGCCGAGGAGGAAGCATTCTGCGTGGGAACCGGAACGAACCAGCCTACGGGTATCTTCACCGCGAACGGCGGCACTGCCGGTGTGACCGCGGCGGCACAAAACGCCATCACGGCGGACGAGCTGATCAGCCTTGTGTATGCGCTGAAATCCCCGTACCGCAGGAACGCAAGGTTCCTCATGAACGACGCGACCATTTCCGCCATCCGCAAGCTGAAGGACTCCAACGGTGTATATCTGTGGCAGCCCTCCCTGCAGGCGGGTGAACCTGACAAGCTGCTCGGCTACGACCTGTACACTTCTCCTTATGTGCCGGCGATGGCAGCGGATGCCTATACCGTGGCGTTCGGCGATTTCAAAAATTACTGGATCGGCGACCGTGCGGGCAGAACCGTGCAGAGACTGAATGAGTTGTATGCCACCAACGGTCAGATCGGTTATGTGGCTACGGAACGCGTGGACGGCAAGGTCATCCTGACGGAAGGCATCCAGCTTCTGCAGATGAAGGCAGGCTCTTAA